The DNA sequence CGGTGTCGACCAGGGGGCTGCATAATGGTTAAGAATATTATCGATTGGATTGATGCGCGCATCCCTATGACGGCGACCTACAACCGTCACGTAGGTCAATATGCGACGCCGACCAACTTCAACTTCTGGTACTTCTTTGGCTCGCTAGCCATGCTAGTACTGGTTAACCAGCTGCTGACCGGTATCTGGTTGACCATGAACTATGTACCAACCGCAGAAGGTGCCTTCGCCTCTATCGAATACATCATGCGTGATGTCGAGTACGGCTGGTTGCTGCGTTACATGCACTCAACCGGTGCATCGGCCTTCTTCGTGGTGGTTTATCTGCACATGTTCCGTGGTCTGATCTACGGTTCTTATCAGAAGCCTCGTGAGCTGCTGTGGCTGTTCGGTATGTTGATCTTCCTCGTACTGATGGCTGAAGCTTTCATGGGTTACCTGCTTCCTTGGGGACAGATGTCTTACTGGGGCGCACAGGTAATTATCTCTCTGTTTGGTGCTATCCCTGTTATCGGTGACGACCTGACACTATGGATTCGTGGTGACTTCGTTGTTTCTGGTGCGACACTGAACCGCTTCTTCGCGCTACACGTTATCGCGCTGCCATTGGTGCTTGTGGTACTGGTGTTCCTACACCTGATCGCTCTGCACGAAGTGGGTTCTAACAACCCAGACGGTATCGAGATCAAGAAGAACAAAGATGAGAATGGCTGGCCGAAAGACGGTATCCCATTCCACCCTTACTACACAGTAAAAGATATCATGGGTGTCGCTGGCTTCCTGATCGTCTTCTGCTACGTATTGTTCTTCATGCCTGAAGGCGGTGGATACTTCCTCGAGAAGCCAAACTTTGAAGCGGCTAACCCGATGAAGACACCTGAGCACATTGCGCCAGTTTGGTACTTCACACCATTCTACGCCATCCTACGTGCGATTCCTGACAAGCTGTTAGGGGTTGTGGGTATGGGTCTA is a window from the Shewanella loihica PV-4 genome containing:
- a CDS encoding cytochrome b gives rise to the protein MVKNIIDWIDARIPMTATYNRHVGQYATPTNFNFWYFFGSLAMLVLVNQLLTGIWLTMNYVPTAEGAFASIEYIMRDVEYGWLLRYMHSTGASAFFVVVYLHMFRGLIYGSYQKPRELLWLFGMLIFLVLMAEAFMGYLLPWGQMSYWGAQVIISLFGAIPVIGDDLTLWIRGDFVVSGATLNRFFALHVIALPLVLVVLVFLHLIALHEVGSNNPDGIEIKKNKDENGWPKDGIPFHPYYTVKDIMGVAGFLIVFCYVLFFMPEGGGYFLEKPNFEAANPMKTPEHIAPVWYFTPFYAILRAIPDKLLGVVGMGLAIAVLFVLPWLDRCKVKSIRYRSMIHKLNIGQFAVSFVILGYLGAVPATPTLTIAARVFTLTYFGFFLALWLYSKNEKTKPVPERLTH